CTGTGAGCAATCTGATTATACTACATTATATGTGACATAGCAGATTGCGAATATGTTCCATTACATCAACTTTcttctgtttttttttattttattttaattaaaatgttGATTGTGATTGAGTACTTGGTAATAATAGAACAAAAACAgaaatttgaatatatatatattcagaaacTAAAATAGAGAAACAATAGTAATATGGTGTCTCACAAAGAGAGGCTCAAAAATAACAACTACAAACAAATAGTAATGACAAAGTAaacaacaacatatatatatatatatatatggttatcCAATACAGCTGAGTGAACATCAGATAGATAGACAGAAGACCTATGGACGATGTCGTTTTGAAGATTCCATCCAAATTTGTGTTCTGGTGTTACTGTCCCTTGCAACAAAACCCTAGACCACATCAAATTTGATCATAAATACTAGTACTTATTATATATGATCATTCCAAAGCAAtgaaatatgaacaaaaaaatcACTTACTTGCCTTCACAAAGAGAGATGTGTGCTTGTTGATTATGTCCTCTCTGCAAACGAAAAATAATACCCAAATTAATTACATTCTAGTCTTGTCCAAGTGTCATTAGCAAAACAATACACATTGATAGATTCAAACAAAGAGAATTAAAACTTACTAGTTAGTGCCGAGCTAGTTTTCTCTTCAACAAATTCCACTTTACAATGATCATCACATAAAGCAAGTCGCCAAATCTATGCATCATCCGAAAATAGGACATTCTCCATGAAGTGTTTATCAATAGGTTCCCCCAAACGCCACAAAATCCAATAGCGAATCCAACTCCAATTCCCATGTAAAACCATGGCAAGTCAATCCATAATTCTCCACCATCTTCGTCATAATCATCTCCTTCATCATTGTCATCTCGTTGGCATGTCTTTGACAGAGGAAGCCCACACAGCTCATTTAAAGATGCAAATAAGAAAATTACTTACTAATTAGTGCAAGGATAGTTTTCTCCGCAACAAAGCCCATTTAATGATGATCATCACATAAAGCCAATCTCTTATGTTATGCATCACCTTAAAATAAGAAAGCCTCCAAGAAGTATTGATCATCAAATTTCCACAAATGCCACAAAACCCGATAACAAATCCAGCTCCAGTTCCTTTGTAAAACCACGGTAGGTCAAACCATTCTCCACCATTTTCATCATCACCTTCATTGCCATAATAAGTTGAATGTGAATGATCATGGAATGTCTCATCTCCCGGGCATGAACTTGATAGAGGAGGTCCGCATAGTCCAAGATTCATGGAATATATAGAAGCATTAAAGATTTGTAATTGAGTACCAATAGGGATTCTTCCTGACAATGGATTATTTGACAGATCCAAGTAACTCAAAAAAGATACTTTAGCCAAGCTTGTGGGAATTGGACCATATAATTTGTTGTGGGACAAATCAAGCACTTGTAGATTCGTCAAGCTCCCAATCACTTTAGGAATTCTTCCACTCAAATTATTCCTTGATAGATTTAGTTGAATCAATTGAGAAAGATCGGTCACTTCAATTGGAATCTCTCCATTCAATTTGTTACTTGATAAGTCAATAATTCTTAATAATCCCAAATTCTTCTCACATTCGTGTTCTTTTCCTTTCCAAGTGATTGAGacaatattaatattttcataaaattctaaATTTCTGTTCACATAAGTGGATCCTATAAACGTGGAGAGGGTGGTTTCTTGATCATCCATTATTTGAATCATTGCTGTGAAATTTTGAATGCAAGAAGGGATGGCTCCTGATAAATCATTCACAGATAAATCTAATATTTGGATTTTAGTAAGATGACAAAGATTCAATGGTATACTTCCATAAAATTTATTTGACCTCAAACTAAGCAAAACCAAATTGTGTTTTTCTCCAATCCATGGTGGTATTGTCCCCTCCAAAGTATTATTCGCCAAATCTAGAACTTTAAGTGAAGTGTTATTTTTCAATGAGGAAGGCAAAGTTCCAGAGAAGTTATTATGATTCAATTGCAGAGAAGCAATATTTGTCATATTAACTGAGCTTGGAATATGGCCAGACAACATATTATATCCTAGATTTAAAACAAACAAATTTGGGAAACTCGCCCAACAATCAAGCAGGTTTCCAGATAAATAATTATGGGAAAGGTCAATCAATTTTGCTTTCTTGCTCTCCTCTTTGGCTTCACATAGAAAATACCTAAACTCGGTAAATGCATTGTTGGAGAGAAACAAACGTGTTGCATTGATGGAAAGAGACGGTGGGACAGAACCTTGGAATTGGTTGAAACTTAAGTCAACTGTTGTCTTATATGATGATTGTACTGGAAAATTAGGCAAGGTGCTGCTAAGATTATTTTTGGACATATTTAAGTAATTCAAGCTGGAAGTTATATTTGTGAACCAAGAAGGAACAGGACCAGAAATAGAATTATTGGAAATGTCTAGATGCTCGATATTTGTTTGGGTTTGGAGCCAACTAGGGAATTCTGGACCTGATTTACAAGACCTTAATGTTATGGAAGTGAGTTGAAATAAGGGGACCCAACTGGAGTTGAATTTCAATCTCACATCTTGGTTGTATGATAAATTTAGTGTTTCCAATTTGGGACACTGTAGGTTCACTTCAGAGATAACGCCAATAAGAGAGTTCGAGGAAATATCTAAAGTACCAAGACAATCAAGCTTCCCATTACTTTCACATGAAATACGATTGAACATGTTGTTAGATACACTAAACCTTGTCAAATTTGGCATTGACGAAAGATTAGGCAATAGTCCTGTCAGCTTGTTATTGTCCAAATCCAAATTTTCAAGACTAGGAAACCTTTTTAAACCACTAAGAAAAGGACCTTCCAACTGATTATTATCAAGATATAACTCTTTCAACaatagaaaaatattttcaaagtcATCAAGAATCATCCCTCCAAGTTGGTTAGAACTCAAGTGTAAAATTTCTAATGAATTCTTGGTTGAACCTGATAGATTTTGTAAAAGATCGTGTAAAGTTCCACCAAGATTGTTAGAATTCAAATCCAAACTCTTAAGATTGGTAAGGTTTCCTAAGGATTTTGGCACTCCACTTCCAACAACATTAGATGACAAATCAACAAATTGAAGTGATTTTGTTTGTTCAAAGGAATTTGGAAAGGAACCATTTATGCTGTTGTCTGTGAGGGAAAGTCGTGTAAGGTGAACACTAGAATTTAACAACCATGTAATTGCTAAAGGATGTATATAATTGTCATTTAGCTCAAGAGATTGGAGAAAATGAAAGGAATCATTTGTATGGGAAAGAAATGAAATATCTACCTTGGGAAGCTGACAATTTGATATGGATAAGCTTGACAAGAATGGTGCCCCTTTGAATGATTGCAACTCTGCTACAGTGAAATTCACTTTGGACAATGTTAAAGTCTTCAAAGAAGTGAGATGAGAGATCCATTCATAATTACTCATCCGAGAAGTGCTTGAAAAATCAAGACTTTGCAATTTGGTGAGATTTCCAAGTTGTGGAGGAATAATTTCAGTGATAGGATTTCCCGCAAGACCGAGATATGTAAGCTCTTTCAAAGAGCCAATAAACTTTGGAACCACATTGATTTTATTCCCTCCAAGATCGAGATATGTAAGTTCTTTCAAAGAGCTTATAATCTTTGGAACCACACTGATATTATTCCCTGCAAGATTGGCATATGTAAGCTCTTTCAAAGAGCCAATAAAATTTGAAACCACACTGATGTTATTCCCTGCAAGATTGAGATATGTAAGCTCTTTCAAAGAGCCAATAAAATCTGGAACCGAGTTAATATTATTACCTGCAAGATCAAGATATGTAAGATTTTTCAATGAGCCAATAAACTTGGGAATCCGACGAATGCTCATCGCATAGAGGTCCAAGTGATTCAAATGTTGCAGTTCTGCCAAGGAAGAGTCAAGCTCACCACCAATTGTTTCAGTCCCTCCAGTACCAATGGAAATAACATGATTGGTTTGGTTGTCACAAGTGATGTAGTCCCACTTGCAGCAGTTTTGGTCAGTGCTTCTGTTGGTCCAGGAGGAGAGATCATCGTAAGTACCATTTAGAGTTTTCTTAAAGGTGAGGAGAGCCTGTCTGTCTTTGGGTACGCAGTGAGGTTGATTGGTCTGTGAACTCATCACCACATTTGCAGCGGTAGCAAGCAAGAGCATAAGCCAACCCACTTCAACAATCATGCTCTTCATTTTCTCAAATATAATCAAGAACAGATTAGAGAGTGTATAGCAATGAATTCCTTGGCTACCCACTACTCtctatttataataaaatatcaaaatatcacAGTTAATTATCGTGTTAGGACTTTCGATTAATTTTTCAAGCAATGACAACTTACGTTCCTCATCCATTAATACtgtaatagaaaataatataaaactaacaaagttaattttttcaaaaaaagaatATGAACGACGAccgaaaataaaataaaatgtcatACCTAACCTAACCTAACCTAAATCAATACAGAAAATAGTATCATATTATGCAACAAAGATCAACTATTTAACCAAAGATTTTAACCACAATATCATAAAGTACAgagtcccaaaaaaaaaaactaaactaaaTATCAATATTTACACAGTTCAAAAAACAAAACTTGTATAGCCAACATCAATGCATGAATAAGCAAAGAGTTGAAcctcatatattattattattattattattattattattattattattattattattattattattattattacaaatggGTAGAGAAGAAATGTCATGCGTGTCCtatttgtattattattcaaTTGAAGGCATCTTAGTTTCACTCACATAATTATGCTAATAAATAAAATCACAATATAGTATAAAACTCTAGCTGATTAAGAATGTAATAATGAATAATAccctaataattaataatattatgtaGTCTCCATAAATAAACAAGACTCTTATTATACGTCATTTCACTTCAATATATTATTGAGTCATGGCGTGTAGAATCACTTGAATAATTAGTACTCTTTTTTTCTTCACTTGAATAATTAGTCATCAGAAAAAGGGATTTTCCCCACAATGAGATCCATAAATGGGACAAATTTAGTGGTACAGTTTTTGAAGTCAACCGAACGTAcaaaggacgaaatttcttttaGTCTAAATTTCTTTCCTAAAAATGCCCTTCTTAAGATAGTTAGGTATCACTTATTGTTGGATGCACTGAAACTTGTTAAATTTGGTATATTGACGAAAGATCAGGCAATAGTCCTGTCGGTTTATTATCGTCCAAATCCAAAATTTCAAGAATAGAAATCTTTTTAAACCACTAAGAAAAGGACCTTCCAACTGATTATTATCAAGATGTAACTCTTTCAAAgatagaaaaatattttcaaattcaTCAGAAATCAACCCTCTAAGTTGGTTAGAATTCAAGTGTAAAATTTCTAATGAATTCTTGGTGGAACCTGATAGCTTTTGTAGAAGATTCTGTAATGTTCCACCAAGATTGTTACAAGAAAAATCCAATTTCTTAAGATAGAGACAAATTAATGCTATCACATTTGTGCTCTACCTGAATCAATTAAAGTAGAAATTGTTAAGAAATTTCTAAAAACATTAAGAGCTTGTTCGTATGATGGAATTTATTCATTATATTTATTGATTTTCTTTTTAATAATAatagaatagaaataattttacTCAGGAAATTATtacttattttaaatatattgatatcataaagcataataattaagaaaatttCGACCAAAAGTCAAAAGTCTTTTGACGTAGGGGCCGGGGAGACATTTTTTCAACCTTCACCATTGTCTGTTAACGGAGTCAAGTGTACAAAGTAGACTTTTTTCACATctcttaatataaatatatatatatatattagttatttaCTAATACATATTCAACAATCATGCATGGAAAGAATAGTTAGGTTTTCATTCAAAGAGAAAGTCAATCTCAGTGATCAGGATATGGAAAATTTTATTGACTTTACTAAATAAAGTTGAAAACTTTgtcaaagaaaaattaaaataaatatgaacATGCATGGAAAGTGTAGTTATGTTTTGAAGAGAAAGTTACGAAACACTTTTATTGACGGTAATAATTAAAATGAACCTAACATGCATATCGCCTGTATACAGTGATGAAGCCAGGAATTTTACTGAGTGTGGGCtaaatataaaattaagaaaTTTTTAGAATGAAACTTGATGAATTTTAAGtgaatattttctattttttatttataataaacaaATACTTTAACTAATAACATAAGAGTACTAGCTAGATAGTAGGCTATTTTTAAATCATCATAGAGTAGAAAAAATAGATTAGACCAGTTAAACCACCATTTGATCTTATCACTTATTAGTATTACTAAATACATGCAACGTACattgcacgtttgtttagttttatttatataatttattaaatttttttatag
The Humulus lupulus chromosome 6, drHumLupu1.1, whole genome shotgun sequence DNA segment above includes these coding regions:
- the LOC133781465 gene encoding receptor-like protein EIX1, which gives rise to MKSMIVEVGWLMLLLATAANVVMSSQTNQPHCVPKDRQALLTFKKTLNGTYDDLSSWTNRSTDQNCCKWDYITCDNQTNHVISIGTGGTETIGGELDSSLAELQHLNHLDLYAMSIRRIPKFIGSLKNLTYLDLAGNNINSVPDFIGSLKELTYLNLAGNNISVVSNFIGSLKELTYANLAGNNISVVPKIISSLKELTYLDLGGNKINVVPKFIGSLKELTYLGLAGNPITEIIPPQLGNLTKLQSLDFSSTSRMSNYEWISHLTSLKTLTLSKVNFTVAELQSFKGAPFLSSLSISNCQLPKVDISFLSHTNDSFHFLQSLELNDNYIHPLAITWLLNSSVHLTRLSLTDNSINGSFPNSFEQTKSLQFVDLSSNVVGSGVPKSLGNLTNLKSLDLNSNNLGGTLHDLLQNLSGSTKNSLEILHLSSNQLGGMILDDFENIFLLLKELYLDNNQLEGPFLSGLKRFPSLENLDLDNNKLTGLLPNLSSMPNLTRFSVSNNMFNRISCESNGKLDCLGTLDISSNSLIGVISEVNLQCPKLETLNLSYNQDVRLKFNSSWVPLFQLTSITLRSCKSGPEFPSWLQTQTNIEHLDISNNSISGPVPSWFTNITSSLNYLNMSKNNLSSTLPNFPVQSSYKTTVDLSFNQFQGSVPPSLSINATRLFLSNNAFTEFRYFLCEAKEESKKAKLIDLSHNYLSGNLLDCWASFPNLFVLNLGYNMLSGHIPSSVNMTNIASLQLNHNNFSGTLPSSLKNNTSLKVLDLANNTLEGTIPPWIGEKHNLVLLSLRSNKFYGSIPLNLCHLTKIQILDLSVNDLSGAIPSCIQNFTAMIQIMDDQETTLSTFIGSTYVNRNLEFYENINIVSITWKGKEHECEKNLGLLRIIDLSSNKLNGEIPIEVTDLSQLIQLNLSRNNLSGRIPKVIGSLTNLQVLDLSHNKLYGPIPTSLAKVSFLSYLDLSNNPLSGRIPIGTQLQIFNASIYSMNLGLCGPPLSSSCPGDETFHDHSHSTYYGNEGDDENGGEWFDLPWFYKGTGAGFVIGFCGICGNLMINTSWRLSYFKVMHNIRDWLYVMIIIKWALLRRKLSLH